CAACAGCATGTTGAATTATTAGTCATTGGCAACTGCACTTCTCTATATACTCACTTGTGTAATTCCTTACTGCCTTTCAGTATCACATGACTCATATCCTGTTAGCCTGTAGTCATTCCATATTGCTTTTAGAATTAGTGTGTGGCATGCACATAGAGAAATTAAGACCTTTTTCATGGCATGAATTTGGACTTACGGTTACAGTCAGAAAAGTGcaggtgtaactaataacattaataatggCTCTGTTCCATTTAGTGAGCCAATGCCGAACAGCCAGCATGCATAAAACCTGGACTTAAGAACTGGTATACCTAAATGGAACAAGGCCATCAATAAAATTTATCAATTAACTATGTGCTTTTTATGCTATGATTAGCCAAATTGTCTGCTGCAAGAAAGATTTAACACTGAAAATATTTCATTGAATCAATAAATAATGCAGGACTAGACAATTATTCAGATGATTGTCATTGTTattcattttactttattttatatatccAATACAGGCCTATAGGAAAAAGGTTAAACATAGAGACATTGTTACAGCCTTTGGACTGTAAAAGTGTTTGGGGAGTCTGTGCTTAGAAGGCTTAACGACAGTTAGTACCACTCCCTGTTGATTAATAAATTAACAAGAGAGCACAGGGAGGTAATCCTGAGGGGTTTAATAGGCTACtttacacacacgtacacaaacgTGGACATGtgcgctgacacacacacacacacacacacacacacacacacacacacacacacacacacacattatatcttAGTTTAATCTGGCGCTAGAGGACCTTCTGTCCTAAAGCAATCTTACAAGCCGGACCTTAGTTATAATgatgaaaaatgtgtgtgtgatatggaCAGGTtgggtgtgagtgtgtttgcacAGTTTAAGTGATTATTATGGACAAGCAGCTACACCTAtggcttgtttgcatttctaatcTTTTGCAGACATACTGTGCATGTAATGTATTGTACCGATGCTTCTATTCACATCAAATCACTGGCAGAAACTACACTGATCTAAACTATGGATAGTTTGTTGGTTTCATTGTTCTCATTTCTGACAAATGTCATACACTTACATGCACACCTTATCTTATTTAAACCAGCATTGTTAAGGTTGCACTTGGACTATGTATTTCAAAAATAATGATGTAATGGTTTTGCTGAGGTTGGAAAGATTGGTACTAATTTTTAGAAGCACTAAAGTGGATTAAACAAAGAAGAGACTGTTGAAACATATTCATGGTCTCATGATAGTCAGATAATCAAAGTTGGATGATAAGGACACACACTTTAATAAATCAAGATAATTACATCATGATGTGGAGACAGTGGAATACTTTACAGGCTACTGTTCGCCCACTAGCTGCcgtgcaaaaaaaaatagaccAAGGCATTGCCTTTAACTAGAAATGATTTGCAACTCTGGAACATTTTTGCCTAGGCGctgcacttttattttaatgGCAGAGAACGACATACTGTGTGAACCAAGGGGGTAGGCGAGCGTCTGGCAAccgtacctcctatggcgccattttgatgctaacaagaaCTCACCCGCCGTTaccattccattgactgccactcattttgacgtcactttgacagcgaataactttacatcttaagcgtttaaagactttatttgtccatgtTTTATTTCTAATGAAACATGACAAcatataaaaggctccattaccttgaacctcacgttatggctccgtagcaatgtttttgtaaaaataggctaacgattgtatcataaccacgcgacttactgtggaattaccgtatagcttacattagctgtttaagtttaattactaaagttaactagcattttagttagcaataattagcatgtgcctatgttatctccttacatatacctacgctctccgtctctgcaagattgggaatgattgagatttctcttggcacagctaccagaagacttccaactttcagacaggttgctcatgtcccatctacgtcttcaagctcagatggaggctgtgcagtaacgctcagccctcaccggaaaagtgcttctaatatccttcctTGGTCTCCGTCCAGTGAtccaacgggatctgttggtccatttctttaactgtctagGGTATAAACACAAACAGGCAAGTTACAAAGGGCTGTTTcaattttaaaggtgcaatatgttaTACTGACagttattgttttaaaatagttagagcagtacaaattcaaaatactggagagagttttctcccccgccccctccttcccagacttgaagttcacggaggttgccggGCTGCGActgcagcatccacaacaatgttgctagatgcttgtctcacatagccagccCATGCTGATGCGGAGcgctgtacccaactgacagacacactttttcggcttagaattacgataggaaccgctaaaaataacactaccttgccgtcctttccacccgactgaacacactttatttgcttagaATTACAGCAATAATACAAtcaataaacacattgcaaactcacggtcctctcttcccaattaacagcccccctctcttggcttaaaataactcacagTTGTCAGCTccggccgctgaacaggctacgcattgtaaacagccgtggctcgcttgcctggtcctacggtaacgttagcatttagcagggttagcatggcggcgttagctaGGACCAGAATCAccttactggctgtgtctcaattgtttttgcaagtaatCAACTCGGTACTCTAgctataattcaatgtgagtacacaaatgttgaaattacataaaatgcctttccccgtgataaattagcctgaagctaatgcttacctgttcaggtggaaattagccaactctgcatccttttgggctctaagctgtctccatctttcaattacatctccaatatttaccaggggtttgtctctggtcacgcaactgttaaaACATGCCAGGGTTTTTTGGTCGGGTAGGATCTATCTCccttgatcctgttcgtttgtttgctgctttcatggctgtactaatgTTAtggctgtagcgcgctgggtttatgtttttacaggtatactGTATACCGGCAAGCGTGggtgtcaaactgggcagttggtattaacacacaggccaaaacacaaataaacattctgtcacggaacggaaatttaCTGAGAAatatactggcattagcattgttgtcagaaaagatagtatttcaaattagcatgtttccttaatatctgatgatgcaCTGGGGTAATGTTTGgagttattacagtaaatatattacatattggatcTTTAAGGCAACTGATGTCAACTCAATTACCATATCAGGAAGACCTCTGGTATTCAAATGTAGCCTTCATTCAGCATCTTATCATAACATTATTCGTCCCTCCATCAATCCAGCCTTTCATGCATTCCCTCTGCCACACATACACGCCTGTCAATCAATATTTGCATCCTGAGGCCTTTCGCTAGCAGAGCATGGAGAGTTTAAAAGCACATTCAACAGCCACATGCAGGTTTTATGCAAAGCATACACACACTATGCACACAAGCTCAGACAAGCCATATTGTTAGAAAACACAGtaagacaggcagagagagaaaatgtccTCTAACTGTCCCACTTAGTGCTGAGCTTCACTCAAGGGGCTGAAACGGAAACCCTATTTAGACagatggggtgtgtgtgtgtgtgtaaagataATAGGGTGTGTACTTCTTCTgttcctggtgtgtgtgtgtgtgtgtgtgtgtgtgtgtgtgtgtgtgtgtgtgtgtgtgtgtgtgtgtgtgtgtgtgtgtgtgtgtgtgtgtgtgtgtgtgtgtgtgtgtcgcttaCAGTTAATAGAGAAAGAAATTAATCATTAGGTTGTGAAGAaagttacatttttgtacaaatATCCATAAAAAGATTGTGGACCACAGTTCTTGTTACATAGGGGAGCAGCATCTTCATGTTGTGATTGAGCTgaatatttatttcaaaaaggTCTTGCTGTCtttatgtatttaatttttttgtattcattgTTTGGAGTAAATGCGTATTATCCTCTAAACGCTGTTGCTTTCCGTGCCAAAATAGATTGTAAAAGCGAGTACAGGTTGCCAGATTTATGAAAATGGTCTTAATTACGGAATATACAAATATTGCATACTAGTAGTAATGCTTTACTTTGTTTAATCATTATAACGACATACATTTCTTCCCTAAGAACTCAGCAAAAACCCTTTGTCTCATTGTGTGATATCTGAGCCCACTCATCAGTCTCCACTCTTAGCCAGCCATCTGCTGCTCAGAGTCAGCTTCAAGTCCATCCAATAGCCGGCTGACCTGCTAGCATGGCTATAGGGCATTCTGCTTGGGTGTCTGATGTAtctgaaaacctgcagactggGCGACTGACTGACTGGCAGGCAGACAAACAGGCTGGGTGACTGACTTGTTGGCTGAGCGGAGAGATTATCTTTCTTATTGGGGGAGAGCATAAGGAAGATATGCTGTAGCGCTTCACTCTGAGGAAGCCCtgagaatgtgtttgtgtgggtgtgagctgtgtgtgtgtgtgtgtgtgtgtgtgtgtgggtgtgagctgtgtgtgtgtgtgtgtgtgtgtgtgtgtgttgcattggGCAGATGAATGCAGACATTGTTTGATAGCAGTGAGCTGGAAGAGGAGAGCCTGTGCCCAAAGCAACTGggtaggaggaggagagggagagagagagagagagaaaaggagcagGGGAGGGAAGcaaggaggggagaggaggttTGTAAGTGGGTCGGGGTATCAGTGAGATTCATGGGGGGTTGGGATGATAGAATAGGCAGTAAAAAGAGCACCCACAGTGGATCACACCCAGCATGAAAACGGGGAACTCTGGGTGAATCCACTGCAGGCGAGGATGACATATATTTTTGGAAGAGATACCTTCAAAACAGTGGCTCAGCAGGAGAGATGGGGAGCGCTAGTTTAAAACCTCTTCTTTGTTATTTTTCAGGGTATGCTTTAACACATCAATGAACGCAAAGTTTATCTTCGCACATTTGGAGAACCATTTGTTTCATTAACATACTTTAtcattatatgtatatttaaaagaataagaaaaggaaaataacagcaaagtaacAAGTTAAGGTTACATTAAGGTTACACAAAGTGAACACTTTATTGTTCTGCATGCCCACAGAAACTCTGCTGGTTGCCAATGTAGACGCTAAAAAAGAAAGATTGTAATGTTGACTGCATGAGTggttacaaaacacacacacacacacacacacacacacacacacacacacacttaggaTGATAGGATGACAGTTAGATGCATTGTCATAGCTCTCAGACACCTGGACTTGTGTATCCATATGGAAGAGGGCTCAAGGCCATATGGCCTATATGGCGGGGCCAAACTGTATTGGaggcatgtctgtgtgtgtgtgtgtgtgtgtgtgtgtgtgtgtgtgtgtgtgtgtgtgtgtgtgtgtgtgtgtgtgtgtgtgtgtgtgtgtgtgtgtgtgtgtgtgtgtgtgtgttcttgtttaactacatttatggggtccaaaaaccgggaatacggtatacttgtggggtccggacagctttgtgcagccaaaatgctggaccccacaagtttaaagggctgtttgagggttaggacttggttttaggattagggttagaattaggttatggttagggtaagggtaagggtaagggttaaggttaggcacttagttgtgatggttagggtaaggggctagggaatgcattatctCAAtaatgggtccccacaaagatagtgccacgcactatgtttgtgtgtgtgtgtgtgtttatgatttTTTAAAATCATATCCTGGTTTAAACCCACATACTGTTGATCAGCAGGTCTTGTATTCGAGTCCTCTAATTCAGGCTTCTGACATGCTTATTTGCGTTTACTTTGAATTTTTCCatgttctcacacacacgcacacacacacacacacacacacacacacacacacacacacacacacacacacacacacacacacacacacacacacagggctgggTGAAGTAAGTAATACTGATAAATTTATGATGTCAAGCCAGTATTTGCACAAAGCTTTGACATGATTTACCTCACAGGATGATACAGTATGACACGTCTACTAACAATTAATTCAAAATATTCATGTCTAAAACTTGTGCTAAGTCTGCTTTTTACTTGTTCGATTTTACCCACCTTCATGACCTATGTTCCACAGACATATATAAACAACATCAGATCTAAACAAGTATGCATGCAGTCGTTATAATGAGCCATTCCACTCTGTCTCATGATCCACTGAGAAAGCACACTTAAACATATTGAGCTTGTGTCTAATCCGTCATAATTCATCGGTGGGTGCGTATCTTTAGGCTACTTACTGAACACACTAagacatgtacagtacaaacctacacagacacacaagcagggATGAAAGCAGTGAATGTAGGGCTCATAAATTGATGAGTATAGTTAAAACAAAAGAGCAAACAGTGCATTGGTGACAGGGAaggtagaggaagagaggaggaagaggatgggGGAGGGTGTGGAGGACAGACACTGGCGCCCCGCCAACGTTGATGAAAGCTGCTTAGCCCACCCAGTTGCCATGGATACAGTAAGGAGCAGCTCCCagcatgtgagagagagagagagagagagggggggggggggggggaagggggaaggCAGGCAGATAGACAAAACCAGCAGGCAGGCGTTAGAGCAACTCAGAGTGGGAGTGAAAGAGCACCAGACAgcagggtggagagagagagagggcgagtGTATGTgtggccagagagagagagagaggacagaaagGCAGCTAGAGAGCTTGAGAGAGACGATAGAGTGGGAGCGCTAGAGTGCTAGATAATGGAGGTGCAGTCGGAGTGTGTGGAGCCTCCTGTGGCCCCTCAGTGTGACCCCCAGCCCACAGGGAAGATCAACAAAGCTGCCTTCAAACTCTTCGGAAAGCGGCGCACCGGATCTGGGATGGCCAGCTTCTTCTCCTTCAGGAACAAAGGGTCTACAAACAGCGGGAACAACGGGAATTCTGACAATGGGAATTCTTTAAATGGAAACGGCTCAGCGGCATCGGTGGAGTTAGTTAGGAGCAAAACCCACGATGGACTAATGAGCTCTAACAGCGATGCTGatggacagagaggggaggggcttGCTATCCTGGAGGCGGGGCCGGTGAGGTCCCTCAGCAAATCGCTGAGTTTCTTTTCTCTACTTCGAAGAGGGAGTTTTAGATCGAGTGAAAACGGAGGGGCGGGGCTTGTCAGAAGAGGGAGGGGCCTAAAGGGCTTTTTCAGCAGCATGCGATGGAGACGCAAGGAAAAAACAAacgagggagagggggaggaggtggaACGAAAGACAGAGAAGGACGGAGATATTGCCGACTCTGAAAAGGTAAAGGATATAACTCTCACCCTTGAACCGCCTCCGCATCACCACCAAGTGGATTGTGGGAATGCAGAGGCATCACCTAACCCAGAGACTCTCAGTACTAGTGTTACCATGACACCCCCACACTGTGTTGCCATGCCAGGGCCATCTGGTGAGCCAGACTCCCCCTTTCCTTACACACCCACTGACTCGCCACTGCGCCCTCCCATCCAAAAAGCCAAAGCCTCAATTTCCAGCCTCACCCCCTCTCTCGCTACACCCCCTTTGGATCGTTGCAGCACAGGTGACCCACCCTCAGAACCTTCGGTGGATCGCCTCTGCTCTCTCCTATTCACTGACGTCACATCCCTCAAGAGCTTTGATTCACTGACAGGCTGCGGTGACATTATTGCTGACGCAGACGAGGAGGGGCCAGTGGGTAACGGTGGCAGTGGCaccagcagtagcagcagtgggggaggaggggggagcgTGGGAGCAGGTGTTGGGAGAGCTGTTGGTATCACCAGTGCCATGTCTCGGGGCTCCCCAACCAAAACCCCTCTACCTTCGCAGCTGACTCAGCCCATGTTTTCAGTGTCTGCGAGCTCCGTGCCTTCTTCCCTCCCAGCCCGGGCCCGGGCGCCGCCTCCACCACAGCCGCACCCAGCCGGTAGCGGTGTGGTGGCCTACATGGGTGGAGGGGAAGAAATGGCAAGTCCAGAAGGCGTGGACGACGCAGACATGCAGGGGCTCTGGCACATGCTGCCCTCCAAAGGGGACAGCTCCCCTGCTTTGCCCCGATCACACCAACCTGCCTCGACCACCCCGACTTCAACTTATCCCCCACGTGCCACCTCCAACCCTGCCAGCGGCCACCTGCCCTCAGCGCACAGGAGCGCAGACCGAAAGGTACCCCAGGTGAAGGTGTTGGGGCTCAGTAAGATTCCCGTAGTTGGTGCAGCAGGAGGCCGGACAGCTAAACCCCCCCTCCCTCACGCACATGGCCGTCATCCCACATCACCTGGTGAAAAAGAGCCACTTAGTGATGAGGGTTACTGGGACACTCCCTCTGCAACGCCCACAGCAACACCTGATGAGAGCGGGCTGCAGCGAAACCAGAAGATGGCCCTATCACGCGACAGTTGCTCTGGAGACCACCTGTACGACCTGTACAATGATCCTGAAGGAGAGGATGAAGAGCAGGAGGGAGACGAAGATCTAAAAAGTACTCCCTCTCCATCCACCGAATACAAACTCAGCCCCAGCTCCCAAACaactcctccttcctcctcctcctcttcctccttccagTCAATGAAAGGCAGCACCAGCCTTCCAAGGGAATCCAAGATCCCAGTAAGTAGCAGACAAACCCCACCTCCCCACTCTGTAAGCCAGTCAGCCCTCTCGTCTGTTCTAGAGGCTGAATCCCCTCCACCAAAGACCCAGGCTCAGCCTCCCCCGGCTCG
The genomic region above belongs to Perca flavescens isolate YP-PL-M2 chromosome 22, PFLA_1.0, whole genome shotgun sequence and contains:
- the amer2 gene encoding APC membrane recruitment protein 2, translating into MEVQSECVEPPVAPQCDPQPTGKINKAAFKLFGKRRTGSGMASFFSFRNKGSTNSGNNGNSDNGNSLNGNGSAASVELVRSKTHDGLMSSNSDADGQRGEGLAILEAGPVRSLSKSLSFFSLLRRGSFRSSENGGAGLVRRGRGLKGFFSSMRWRRKEKTNEGEGEEVERKTEKDGDIADSEKVKDITLTLEPPPHHHQVDCGNAEASPNPETLSTSVTMTPPHCVAMPGPSGEPDSPFPYTPTDSPLRPPIQKAKASISSLTPSLATPPLDRCSTGDPPSEPSVDRLCSLLFTDVTSLKSFDSLTGCGDIIADADEEGPVGNGGSGTSSSSSGGGGGSVGAGVGRAVGITSAMSRGSPTKTPLPSQLTQPMFSVSASSVPSSLPARARAPPPPQPHPAGSGVVAYMGGGEEMASPEGVDDADMQGLWHMLPSKGDSSPALPRSHQPASTTPTSTYPPRATSNPASGHLPSAHRSADRKVPQVKVLGLSKIPVVGAAGGRTAKPPLPHAHGRHPTSPGEKEPLSDEGYWDTPSATPTATPDESGLQRNQKMALSRDSCSGDHLYDLYNDPEGEDEEQEGDEDLKSTPSPSTEYKLSPSSQTTPPSSSSSSSFQSMKGSTSLPRESKIPVSSRQTPPPHSVSQSALSSVLEAESPPPKTQAQPPPARTRIPVSKVPVRRSGNKPGSTTRGTAHKK